From a region of the Halolamina sp. CBA1230 genome:
- a CDS encoding electron transfer flavoprotein subunit beta — MHTVVLTKGVPDFREGQVAFDEDGHLERGATPTVMNPNDKHALRAALQTKVRNGGHVSLMSMGPPGFKDVLREGMESVYADDAYLVSDRQFAAADTWATSIALATAIEHLNEHVAEGGVDMVFAGFKTADGETGHTGPQTCWGLDWPILTHVVSLDIDEDAGTVRAKRLVEGDIEEIETVEAPLPCFVVADPEFEPTYRKAAHRLKHKDLREETQERAENHEDHVTMWDHEELNLDPDYVGLDGSPTIVSSVDPIPRAPAEREATMIDPADGEGMQELVEEMAPLSGGD, encoded by the coding sequence ATGCACACAGTAGTTCTGACCAAGGGCGTCCCCGACTTCCGCGAGGGGCAGGTCGCTTTCGACGAGGACGGCCACCTCGAGCGGGGGGCGACGCCGACCGTGATGAACCCGAACGACAAACACGCCCTCCGGGCGGCGCTGCAGACCAAAGTCCGGAACGGCGGCCACGTCAGCCTGATGAGCATGGGGCCGCCGGGCTTCAAAGACGTACTGCGGGAGGGGATGGAGTCGGTGTACGCCGACGACGCCTACCTCGTCTCCGACCGGCAGTTCGCCGCCGCCGACACGTGGGCGACGTCGATCGCACTGGCCACTGCCATCGAACACCTGAACGAACACGTCGCCGAGGGCGGCGTCGACATGGTGTTCGCGGGGTTCAAGACCGCCGACGGGGAGACTGGCCACACCGGCCCACAGACCTGCTGGGGGCTGGACTGGCCGATCCTCACCCACGTCGTCTCGCTCGACATCGACGAGGACGCGGGTACCGTCCGCGCCAAGCGTCTCGTCGAGGGCGATATCGAGGAGATCGAGACCGTCGAGGCGCCGCTGCCCTGTTTCGTCGTCGCCGACCCCGAGTTCGAGCCGACCTACCGGAAGGCCGCCCACCGGCTGAAACACAAGGATCTCCGGGAGGAGACCCAAGAGCGGGCCGAGAACCATGAGGACCACGTCACGATGTGGGATCACGAGGAGCTCAACCTCGACCCCGACTACGTCGGCCTCGACGGCTCGCCCACCATCGTCTCCTCGGTCGACCCCATCCCGCGGGCCCCGGCCGAACGCGAGGCGACGATGATCGACCCGGCGGACGGCGAGGGGATGCAGGAACTGGTCGAGGAGATGGCGCCGCTCTCGGGGGGTGACTGA
- a CDS encoding ferredoxin family protein, giving the protein MPIDPNFEQNREKVDEENGVAVWGPVEPPEELGIHGTHVAVDYDICIADGACLEDCPVDVFTWVDSPDHPTSDLKVEPTHEDQCIDCMLCVDVCPVDAIDVDPGRAGRI; this is encoded by the coding sequence ATGCCCATCGACCCGAACTTCGAGCAGAACCGCGAGAAGGTCGACGAGGAGAACGGCGTGGCGGTCTGGGGGCCGGTCGAGCCGCCGGAGGAGCTCGGCATCCACGGCACCCACGTCGCGGTGGACTACGACATCTGCATCGCCGACGGCGCGTGTCTGGAGGACTGCCCGGTCGACGTGTTCACCTGGGTCGACTCGCCCGACCACCCGACGAGCGACCTCAAAGTCGAGCCGACCCACGAGGACCAGTGCATCGACTGCATGCTCTGTGTCGACGTCTGTCCGGTCGACGCCATCGACGTCGATCCCGGCCGCGCAGGTCGCATCTGA
- a CDS encoding ABC transporter permease, which translates to MSTTSQPAESGIDTGPRGYLRFFLASFRKKLLLLVRYPVNTLSQFGTVLLVFGVIFYGGRAVAPAAIGDSIEGIIVGYLLWSMSITAYSGLSWGVAREAQWGTLEQLFMSPFGFGPVMATKTVVNVLESFLWGAATLFVMMAVTDRWLAVDPLTVIPIGALAIAPAVGIGFVFGGLAIRFKRIENAFQLVQFLLIGLIAAPVEQYPLLRWLPLAQGSRMLRTAMQEGVPIWAFPTGDLAVLVVTAVGYLGVGYAAFHYCQRWARREGVMGHY; encoded by the coding sequence ATGAGCACGACGAGCCAGCCTGCCGAGTCCGGGATCGACACCGGCCCGCGTGGGTATCTCCGCTTCTTCCTCGCGTCGTTCCGGAAGAAGCTGCTGTTGCTCGTGCGCTACCCCGTCAACACGCTCTCCCAGTTCGGCACGGTGCTGCTCGTGTTCGGCGTCATCTTCTACGGCGGACGGGCCGTGGCGCCGGCGGCCATCGGCGACAGCATCGAGGGGATCATCGTCGGCTACCTGCTGTGGAGCATGTCGATCACGGCGTACTCCGGGCTGTCGTGGGGTGTCGCCCGGGAAGCCCAGTGGGGAACGCTGGAACAGCTGTTCATGTCGCCGTTCGGGTTCGGCCCCGTCATGGCGACCAAAACCGTCGTGAACGTGCTGGAGTCGTTCCTCTGGGGCGCCGCGACGCTGTTCGTGATGATGGCGGTGACCGACCGCTGGCTCGCGGTCGATCCGCTGACCGTGATCCCGATCGGCGCGCTGGCGATCGCGCCCGCAGTCGGGATCGGCTTCGTGTTCGGCGGGCTCGCGATCCGCTTCAAGCGCATCGAGAACGCCTTCCAGCTCGTCCAGTTCCTCCTGATCGGGCTGATCGCCGCACCCGTCGAGCAGTACCCGCTGTTGCGGTGGCTCCCGCTCGCACAGGGGAGCCGGATGCTCCGGACGGCGATGCAGGAGGGCGTGCCGATCTGGGCGTTCCCGACGGGCGACCTCGCCGTGCTCGTCGTCACGGCGGTCGGCTACCTCGGGGTCGGGTACGCCGCCTTCCACTACTGCCAGCGGTGGGCGCGCCGCGAGGGGGTGATGGGGCACTACTGA
- a CDS encoding ABC transporter ATP-binding protein, whose amino-acid sequence MSQVPEQEQQSRTERASEAPAEEMLAVDDLRKSYGDGEDAVRAVDGVSLSVRRGEVVGVLGPNGAGKTTTIKSILGLVVPSGGTVTIAGVDADENPRGVYRHVGAMLEGARNVYWRLTVRENLNFFAALGGNDPDAARDRHDRLLDQFGLADKADEPVNELSRGQKQKVSLAATLARGTDVVFLDEPTLGLDVEASVELRRELRRLADEEAITIVLSSHDMDVVEAVCDRVVILSNGRVIADDPVEELVGVFETQVYRLTVDGRVPEQVRTELTASYQVDDWERLDDRTRFDVTLAEDDALYDVLGVLRTGDCALLDVDGLEPDLEDVFLDVTDRAPDESGGEDE is encoded by the coding sequence ATGAGTCAGGTCCCCGAGCAGGAACAGCAGTCACGAACCGAGCGGGCGAGCGAGGCGCCGGCCGAGGAGATGCTCGCCGTCGACGACCTCCGAAAGAGCTACGGCGACGGTGAGGACGCCGTCCGTGCGGTCGACGGCGTCTCCCTCTCCGTCCGTCGCGGCGAGGTCGTCGGCGTGCTGGGGCCGAACGGCGCCGGGAAGACCACGACGATCAAGTCGATCCTCGGGCTCGTGGTGCCGAGCGGCGGGACCGTCACGATCGCCGGCGTCGACGCCGACGAGAACCCCCGCGGCGTCTACCGCCACGTCGGCGCGATGCTCGAAGGCGCACGGAACGTCTACTGGCGGCTAACCGTCCGCGAGAACCTGAACTTCTTCGCCGCGCTGGGTGGCAACGATCCCGACGCCGCACGCGACCGGCACGACCGACTGCTCGACCAGTTCGGCCTCGCCGACAAGGCCGACGAGCCGGTCAACGAGCTCTCGCGGGGGCAGAAACAGAAAGTCTCGCTCGCGGCGACGCTGGCCCGCGGGACCGACGTGGTGTTCCTCGACGAACCGACGCTGGGGCTCGACGTGGAGGCCTCCGTCGAACTCCGACGCGAACTCCGCCGGCTCGCCGACGAGGAGGCGATCACCATCGTGCTCTCCAGTCACGACATGGACGTCGTCGAGGCGGTGTGTGACCGGGTGGTGATCCTCTCGAACGGCCGCGTGATCGCCGACGACCCGGTCGAGGAGCTGGTCGGGGTGTTCGAGACGCAGGTCTACCGCCTGACCGTCGACGGACGCGTGCCCGAACAGGTCCGGACCGAGCTGACGGCGTCGTACCAGGTCGACGACTGGGAGCGTCTCGACGACCGCACGCGCTTCGACGTGACCCTCGCCGAGGACGACGCGCTGTACGACGTGCTCGGCGTGCTCCGGACCGGCGACTGCGCGCTGCTCGACGTGGACGGGCTGGAGCCGGATCTGGAGGACGTGTTCCTCGACGTGACCGACCGAGCCCCGGACGAGAGCGGGGGTGAGGACGAATGA
- a CDS encoding DUF456 domain-containing protein, which translates to MVEVVTLVALALLVGAVVASVVPGVPSGLLALAGVYVEYLFGPGRMGLWLLLSFTVVGVLTIVVDLFGGAITGKAKGASTTTTLIAAAVGLVLLFVLGPLGVLLGMFGTVFLSELRRDDRDVEAAMDNALWATLGMLASGVAVFLLSASMLVGYVVFVLWLG; encoded by the coding sequence ATGGTCGAGGTCGTGACGCTGGTCGCGCTGGCGCTGCTCGTCGGCGCCGTCGTCGCCAGCGTCGTCCCGGGCGTCCCGTCGGGGCTGCTGGCGCTCGCGGGCGTCTACGTCGAGTACCTGTTCGGCCCCGGGCGGATGGGGCTCTGGCTCCTGCTGAGTTTCACCGTCGTCGGCGTCCTCACGATCGTCGTCGACCTGTTCGGCGGCGCGATCACGGGTAAAGCCAAGGGTGCGAGCACGACGACGACGCTGATCGCGGCCGCCGTGGGGTTGGTGCTCCTGTTCGTCCTCGGGCCGCTCGGCGTGTTGCTGGGGATGTTCGGTACCGTGTTCCTCTCGGAGCTCCGCCGCGACGACCGCGACGTCGAGGCGGCGATGGACAACGCGCTCTGGGCGACGCTGGGGATGCTCGCCTCCGGGGTCGCCGTCTTCCTGCTCTCGGCGTCGATGCTGGTGGGTTACGTGGTGTTCGTGCTGTGGTTGGGATGA
- a CDS encoding amidase — protein sequence MDNADPPRVRAWVDDYLDRVRSLPADSVAGAFDPPEPQDRTDPYDAFAETFIADAPLSGPLADFDLAVKENVAVGGVPTTCGTDCFEWTPDVDAIAVERLRAAGGAIVGTTDMDPFAFGTTGELSARGRTRNPAVEGHVPGGSSAGSAAAVAGGDVDAALGTDTAGSVRIPASFCGVVGYKPTYGMVPTEGVVPLSPSNDHVGVIARDVTTAATVLEAIAGREATRPDSLTAPSRLSFVDDLDAAPSGLRLGVAAEFMEASAPAMEAAVESAVTTCAVELDAEVGSVQFPEAEAAVDANDAGTVMEFAALLERGGLLGTGQPADLRAALRRANAHLDALPDRVRNLIETGRELLERAPDAYGRTWDARRRTVRRQQALFTEADVLAMPTTPITAPPFGAVPGEGGVSVLDTVENTAPFNATGAPAVSVPCGEVDGRPVGLQLVGPPGADGYLLRVAESVERALGS from the coding sequence ATGGACAACGCCGACCCGCCACGAGTCCGGGCTTGGGTCGACGACTACCTCGATCGTGTTCGATCCCTCCCAGCCGACAGCGTCGCCGGCGCGTTCGACCCGCCCGAGCCCCAGGATCGCACGGACCCCTACGACGCCTTCGCCGAGACGTTCATCGCCGACGCCCCGCTTTCGGGGCCGCTAGCCGACTTCGATCTGGCAGTGAAGGAGAACGTCGCCGTCGGCGGCGTGCCGACGACCTGCGGCACCGACTGCTTCGAGTGGACGCCCGACGTCGACGCGATCGCCGTCGAGCGCCTCCGGGCGGCGGGCGGAGCGATCGTCGGCACGACGGATATGGACCCGTTCGCGTTCGGCACGACCGGGGAGCTGAGCGCGCGCGGTCGCACGCGGAACCCCGCGGTCGAGGGGCACGTCCCCGGCGGATCCTCCGCGGGCAGCGCCGCGGCGGTCGCCGGCGGCGACGTCGACGCCGCGCTGGGCACCGACACCGCCGGCAGCGTCCGCATCCCCGCCTCGTTCTGTGGCGTCGTCGGCTACAAACCCACCTACGGGATGGTGCCCACCGAGGGCGTGGTGCCGCTCTCGCCGTCGAACGACCACGTCGGCGTGATCGCCCGGGACGTCACCACCGCCGCGACGGTGCTGGAAGCGATCGCCGGCCGCGAGGCGACCCGACCCGACTCGCTGACGGCGCCCTCGCGGCTCTCCTTCGTCGACGATCTCGACGCGGCGCCCTCGGGCCTCCGACTGGGCGTCGCCGCGGAGTTCATGGAGGCGTCGGCGCCCGCCATGGAGGCCGCGGTCGAGTCGGCCGTGACGACGTGTGCGGTCGAACTCGACGCCGAGGTCGGCTCGGTGCAGTTCCCGGAGGCGGAAGCCGCCGTCGACGCCAACGACGCGGGGACGGTGATGGAGTTCGCGGCGCTCCTGGAGCGGGGCGGCCTGCTCGGGACCGGCCAGCCGGCCGACCTGCGGGCGGCGCTCCGGCGGGCGAACGCACATCTCGACGCGCTCCCCGACCGTGTGCGCAACCTGATCGAAACCGGGCGGGAACTGCTCGAGCGCGCGCCGGACGCGTACGGCCGGACGTGGGACGCCCGCCGGCGCACCGTCCGGCGCCAGCAGGCGCTGTTCACCGAGGCGGACGTGCTGGCGATGCCGACGACGCCGATCACGGCGCCCCCCTTCGGCGCGGTCCCCGGCGAGGGCGGCGTCTCCGTGCTCGATACGGTCGAGAACACCGCGCCGTTCAACGCCACCGGCGCGCCCGCGGTGTCGGTCCCCTGCGGCGAGGTGGACGGCCGCCCGGTGGGGCTGCAGTTGGTGGGGCCGCCGGGCGCGGACGGCTACCTGCTGCGGGTCGCTGAGTCGGTGGAGCGGGCGCTCGGTTCGTAG
- a CDS encoding DoxX family protein, which yields MAFEAEFLLAGRLLLGILFLYNGYNHFVDFQGRKGYAEYKDAPAPGVAVIASGVVLVLGAAGIMLGIYPVIAAGALATFLIVATPLFHDFWNAGEEEKQNELNHFLKNVGLLGGTLVLLSTGGEAWGYAVNVGLF from the coding sequence ATGGCGTTCGAAGCGGAGTTCCTGCTGGCCGGGCGGCTCCTCTTGGGGATCCTCTTCCTCTACAACGGGTACAACCACTTCGTCGACTTCCAGGGACGGAAGGGGTACGCGGAGTACAAAGACGCACCCGCGCCGGGGGTCGCGGTCATCGCCTCGGGCGTGGTGCTGGTCCTCGGCGCGGCCGGGATCATGCTGGGGATCTACCCCGTGATCGCGGCGGGCGCGCTCGCGACGTTCCTGATCGTCGCGACGCCGCTGTTCCACGACTTCTGGAACGCCGGCGAGGAGGAGAAGCAGAACGAACTGAACCACTTCCTCAAGAACGTCGGCCTGCTGGGAGGGACGCTCGTCCTTCTCTCGACCGGCGGCGAGGCGTGGGGGTACGCGGTCAACGTCGGACTGTTCTAG
- a CDS encoding fumarylacetoacetate hydrolase family protein has translation MELGQFTTADGDEHWVGAVVDEGVVSLPEAGAATGIDLPSTLTALLTVENWREKAELAVQSAVDADRAIYAPESLDTAAPVTDPEKVVAIGLNYSKHADEGGEDIPDVPLVFSKFPSTIVGPGDAIEWDPDLTEAVDYEGELVAVIGEEARNVSEEEALDYVAGYTVGNDVSARDLQLSDEQWVRGKSLDTFAPMGPHLITPDEIDDVTDLDIWTEVDGERLQDSNTDHLIFPISELIAFCSRSFTLKPGDVIFTGTPDGVGYFRDPQVLLADGDEVTVGVEGVGELTNHCRYTD, from the coding sequence ATGGAACTCGGACAGTTCACCACGGCTGACGGCGACGAGCACTGGGTCGGCGCGGTCGTCGACGAGGGGGTCGTTTCGCTCCCCGAGGCGGGCGCGGCGACGGGGATCGACCTCCCGTCGACGCTCACGGCGCTGTTGACGGTCGAGAACTGGCGGGAGAAGGCCGAACTCGCGGTGCAGTCGGCCGTCGACGCCGACCGGGCGATCTACGCGCCCGAGTCGCTCGACACCGCGGCGCCGGTGACCGACCCCGAGAAGGTGGTCGCGATCGGGCTGAACTACTCGAAACACGCCGACGAGGGGGGTGAAGATATCCCCGACGTGCCGCTGGTGTTCTCGAAGTTCCCCTCCACCATCGTCGGCCCCGGCGACGCGATCGAGTGGGACCCCGACCTGACCGAGGCCGTCGACTACGAGGGCGAACTCGTGGCGGTCATCGGCGAGGAGGCACGGAACGTGAGCGAGGAGGAAGCGCTCGACTACGTCGCCGGCTACACGGTCGGCAACGACGTCTCCGCCCGCGACCTCCAGCTCTCGGACGAGCAGTGGGTCCGGGGGAAGAGCCTCGACACGTTCGCGCCGATGGGGCCCCACCTCATCACGCCCGACGAGATCGACGACGTGACCGATCTCGACATCTGGACGGAGGTCGACGGCGAGCGCCTGCAGGACTCCAACACCGACCACCTGATCTTCCCGATCAGCGAACTGATCGCGTTCTGTAGCCGCTCGTTCACCCTGAAACCGGGCGACGTGATCTTCACGGGTACGCCCGACGGCGTCGGCTACTTCCGCGACCCGCAGGTGCTGCTGGCGGACGGCGACGAGGTGACCGTCGGCGTCGAGGGCGTGGGCGAACTCACCAACCACTGTCGCTACACCGACTGA
- a CDS encoding TatD family hydrolase has product MAYPTQRPTDMEDGDGMESVPSELNSIPWIDVHNHAHTLSWNDRERYALSGCAGMVMMAAAYYWTPYKPVQPGDVRYLWDDALNRLPQIRESHLLDAKVGVGIHTGARVENYEALLDVLPEYAELDEVAAIGEIGITEAQHVAGWSLDEQKEVTRRQFEVAADHDLPAVVHTPADLSDVEFPERVSGNLPGYELDLARQQEPVLTSEYPKREAVDIDAELADEAGLDHEQVVLSHMDPEIAPYVLENTDCYLSFTVSYPWLLGVSPTDVAEVVAEYGPKRILVETDSAGILRSDVFAFKRTIHELYRHGVDIDAIRQVVYENPQALLP; this is encoded by the coding sequence ATGGCCTACCCGACACAGCGACCCACCGATATGGAAGACGGCGACGGGATGGAGTCGGTCCCGTCAGAGTTGAACAGCATCCCGTGGATCGACGTCCACAACCACGCTCACACGCTCTCCTGGAACGACCGCGAGCGGTACGCGCTGAGCGGCTGTGCGGGGATGGTGATGATGGCCGCGGCGTACTACTGGACCCCCTACAAACCGGTCCAGCCCGGGGACGTGCGCTACCTCTGGGACGACGCGCTCAACCGCCTGCCGCAGATCCGCGAGTCCCACCTGCTCGACGCGAAAGTCGGCGTCGGCATCCACACCGGCGCGCGCGTCGAGAACTACGAGGCGCTGCTCGACGTGTTGCCCGAATACGCGGAACTCGATGAGGTCGCCGCCATCGGCGAGATCGGCATCACCGAGGCCCAGCACGTCGCGGGCTGGTCGCTGGACGAGCAGAAAGAGGTCACACGGCGGCAGTTCGAGGTCGCCGCCGACCACGACCTCCCTGCGGTCGTCCATACGCCCGCAGACCTCTCGGACGTGGAGTTCCCCGAGCGGGTCAGCGGGAACCTCCCCGGCTACGAACTCGACCTCGCGCGCCAGCAGGAGCCGGTGCTGACCTCGGAGTACCCCAAACGCGAGGCGGTCGACATCGACGCCGAACTCGCCGATGAGGCCGGCCTCGATCACGAGCAGGTCGTGCTCTCGCACATGGACCCGGAGATCGCGCCGTACGTCCTCGAGAACACGGACTGCTACCTGAGCTTCACCGTCAGCTACCCGTGGCTGCTCGGCGTCTCGCCGACCGACGTGGCCGAGGTCGTCGCCGAGTACGGCCCCAAGCGAATTCTGGTCGAGACCGACAGCGCGGGGATCCTCCGCAGCGACGTGTTCGCGTTCAAGCGGACGATCCACGAACTGTACCGCCACGGCGTCGATATCGACGCGATCCGGCAGGTCGTGTACGAGAACCCGCAGGCGCTCCTCCCCTGA
- a CDS encoding VOC family protein produces MPDVPGLHHVTAFCDDPQDNYDFFTDVLGMRFVKETVRFDVPEKIYHLYYGDEVGTAGTIITFFPMTNMPMEEGLVGKGMTSAVGLTIPEGSVDFWTDRFEDHDVDYDVEERFDETAIAFEAPDGVPFELVTGDSDIEAYTENDVPEEHGVRGMYNATVHSKDPAGTMDVLETLGWDRIGEATHPQAGDRIRYEAPGDAPCARKVDVLIRPNAPDGVMGIGTYLHIAFRVANGWEQDQISDELRANGYITTSTKDRDYFHSRYITEPGGSVFEFATDGPGFGIDQDVEEYGEELKVPDWLDVDVERIKEMLPPLEKN; encoded by the coding sequence ATGCCAGACGTACCAGGGCTACACCACGTGACGGCGTTCTGTGACGACCCGCAGGACAACTACGACTTCTTCACGGACGTGCTCGGCATGCGGTTCGTGAAGGAGACGGTCCGGTTCGACGTGCCCGAGAAGATCTACCACCTCTACTACGGCGACGAGGTGGGGACGGCGGGCACCATCATCACGTTCTTCCCGATGACCAACATGCCGATGGAGGAGGGCCTCGTCGGCAAGGGGATGACCAGCGCGGTCGGCCTCACGATCCCCGAGGGGTCGGTCGACTTCTGGACGGACCGCTTCGAGGACCACGACGTCGACTACGACGTCGAGGAGCGGTTCGACGAGACCGCCATCGCGTTCGAGGCGCCCGACGGCGTCCCGTTCGAACTCGTCACCGGTGACTCCGACATCGAGGCGTACACCGAGAACGACGTGCCCGAGGAGCACGGCGTCCGCGGCATGTACAACGCGACGGTCCACTCCAAGGACCCCGCGGGGACGATGGACGTGCTCGAGACGCTGGGCTGGGACCGCATCGGCGAGGCGACCCACCCGCAGGCTGGCGACCGCATCCGGTACGAGGCGCCCGGCGACGCGCCGTGTGCCCGGAAAGTCGACGTGCTGATCCGGCCGAACGCGCCCGACGGCGTGATGGGGATCGGCACGTACCTCCACATCGCGTTCCGCGTCGCCAACGGCTGGGAGCAGGACCAGATCAGCGACGAGCTCCGCGCGAACGGCTACATCACGACTTCGACGAAGGACCGTGACTACTTCCACTCCCGCTACATCACCGAACCCGGCGGATCGGTGTTCGAGTTCGCGACCGACGGCCCCGGCTTCGGCATCGACCAGGACGTCGAGGAGTACGGCGAGGAGCTGAAAGTGCCCGACTGGCTCGACGTCGACGTGGAGCGCATCAAGGAGATGCTGCCGCCCCTCGAGAAGAACTAG
- a CDS encoding TetR/AcrR family transcriptional regulator, which yields MTELEEGAVPEETRTEIMEATFRAVSEHGYADLRMRDIGEEMEKTRQIIHYHYDGKYDLLAQFLEYIIEQYEGSVEVDRDVPPCEELEIRIRQCLFGPEFEEFDHWERMKVYHELFTHAQNDERHREIFDEHHRRLRGSITEVVAEGIEQGDFRETDPERTGQLITDVIHAARGRKLSLGHDDAPEEALAAINEFVIDSLIVDE from the coding sequence ATGACCGAGCTGGAGGAAGGGGCGGTCCCCGAGGAGACCCGGACCGAGATCATGGAGGCGACGTTCCGGGCCGTCAGCGAGCACGGCTACGCCGACCTCCGGATGCGCGACATCGGCGAGGAGATGGAGAAGACCCGCCAGATCATCCACTACCACTACGACGGGAAGTACGACCTGCTGGCGCAGTTCCTTGAGTACATCATCGAGCAGTACGAGGGCAGCGTCGAGGTCGATCGGGACGTGCCGCCCTGTGAGGAGCTGGAGATCCGTATCCGGCAGTGTCTGTTCGGGCCGGAGTTCGAGGAGTTCGACCACTGGGAGCGGATGAAGGTGTACCACGAGCTGTTCACCCACGCCCAGAACGACGAGCGCCACCGGGAGATATTCGACGAACACCACCGACGGCTCCGGGGCAGCATCACGGAGGTAGTGGCCGAGGGGATCGAGCAGGGCGATTTCCGCGAGACCGACCCAGAGCGGACGGGCCAACTCATCACCGACGTGATCCACGCGGCCCGGGGGCGGAAGCTCTCGCTGGGCCACGACGACGCCCCCGAGGAGGCGCTCGCGGCGATCAACGAGTTCGTGATCGACTCGCTGATCGTCGACGAGTAG